Genomic segment of Labilithrix sp.:
GGGGAGACGCTCTCGCCGCCAGCCGACGTTGTCGGGTCGAAAGGTATTCTTCGGGTCGAAATAGACCTCGACCTCCGAGGCGAACCACCACCCACCGGGACGCTCGGGCGGACCGCCCGGACGGCGATCGAACGGGCCGAGGCTCCGCCCAAGGCGCGTCTGCACGCCTCCGTGGCGGGCGGTCGCGGCCTCTTTCTCGCCAAGCTCGCCGTCGACCAGCTCATGGTGCCGCCGCTCCTCGGGGACCGCGAGGAGATCGGCCAGCGTCGCTGCGCCTGGCGACTTCCGGCTGACAGCGCTCATCACTCCTACCGTACCACGGCGTTCCACATCTTCGGCCTCGGCCACACGTCCGAGACGGGCGTCGGTCTACTTCGGAAGACGGGATACGTGACCGTCGTTCGGCGAGGCCCAGTACACGTGAGTCGCCGTGACGGCGACGAGGCGCGCCGACACGTTGGCAGGTAGAGCCGCATCCTGCGCGAGCACGAGCGGCGTTCCCCCCGTCACCGGCGCGCGCTCGAGTCGGCCGCTGTCGCCGTCGATCCAGTAGAGAAAGCCCTGATCGCGGACGAGCGAGCGCGGTCGCCGGCGCTCCGTCACCAGCGTCGTGACGCCTCCGCCGTTCTTGTCGGATTTCCGAATTTCGGTCGCCGTCGTCCAGTAGAGCGACGTGGCGTCCGTCGCGATCGAGTGGAGGCCGTCCTGGCCGTTCACGATCGCCGCGGCGCCGCCGCCGGGGGAGCCTTCATGATCGTCCGCGCGGCGCGATCGACCCAGTACAGGTCGTCGTCGTCCAGCGCGAGGCCGAAGGGATCGCCGTTCGTTGTCGAGATCGTGCCGGCGGACGTGAGGTTGTGGTTGTTGCGGCGGACGTCGCCCGAGTCACGGCTGTAGAAGAGCTGGGTCGAGCTCGCGACGATGTCGCGTATGCGCTCCGTCATCGCCGAGCCGCCCGAGCCGGCGCTCAGGTGGTAGTAGGCGAGCGTGTCGTTCGTGCCCACGACGAGCCGCGACGCCGTGAGCGTCAGCGCACTTCCGTTGCTCGAGGAGCCCGGCATGTCGGAGCCGCGCAGCCGGAGAGGCTGAAGCGCTGAACGACGCCGGGGTTCGCGATGAAGACGTCGCTTCCGACCGCGATCGCGCGCGGCTCCGTCAGCGTGGCGACCGGCTCTCGGTTGCACAGACCGCCCGTACACCCGCGGCCTCCGCACGAGTGCCCGCACGCGCCGCAGTTGTTCTCCGACGTAAGGATGTCGCCGCACTCCGAGACCGGCGGGGGCTCGATCGTCGCATCGCCCGCGCCGGCTGCATCCGAGACGTCCGCGGCGGGCAGCGTCGCGCCGGGGTCCTCCGGTGTCGGTGTCGGCGCGCCGTCGAGCGTGGGACCCGCGCCCACGACGTCGAGCCCGCACGCGAACAGCGCAACGAGCGGGAGCAAGCGAGCCCCCCCGGCTGCGCGACGCATTCGAGCCAAAGTGTATCACTGCCCGGAGCGCGCCTCGCACGGTCGTCGAGCGGCCGCACGCCATGCCGCCCGCAACGCGCGACCCGCCCGATGCGATGCGCGCTGACGCGGCTGCACTCTAGGCCCATGGCGACGTTCTACTTAGGCCTCTGCACGAGGCGCCTGCCTTTCGTGGCGACGTCGGTACAGGGCGCTGCGAGGTTGTGCCGTTCGCAATGCCTTGCGGCCGC
This window contains:
- a CDS encoding Uma2 family endonuclease; translated protein: MSAVSRKSPGAATLADLLAVPEERRHHELVDGELGEKEAATARHGGVQTRLGRSLGPFDRRPGGPPERPGGWWFASEVEVYFDPKNTFRPDNVGWRRERLPTLPTEVPVRVVPDWICEVLSTNRRNDLVKKKRVYHHHRLAHYWIVDPVAETLLVYRWGPDGYIEVLAAERGDRVRAEPFETIEIAVGVLFGDDEEE